A stretch of DNA from Hyalangium ruber:
CGGCCTCGGGCTCACGCCCAGCCCGGTGCGCCTGTCCCTCGATGCGGGGTTGATCCTCACGTACGCGTATCTGTTCTCGGACCGGCTGCCGGACACGCACTTCCTGCGGCCGGGGCTTCAGCTCGGCGCGGATCTCGAGTTCCAGATCAGCAAGAGCTTCCTCGTCAGCTTCGGGTGGGCCTCGGCGCTGTACGTCCCCCAGAAGCTGGGCACCTTCAACGAGATCAAACCGCTGGATGCCTCCATCTTCCACGTGGGACAGGCGTACATGCTGCTCCACTTCCGCGTCCCGGTCACCGTCAGCCTGTGAGCCATGCGCCTCGTCCTCGCCACTGACGCCCAGAGGTACGAGCGGGACCTCGTCAACTACCCCGCCTGGGGGCCGCCCCTCACCGTGGAGGGCTACGTCACGCGTGAGTACCGGCTGCGCTCCCACCCCTGGGCCCAGGCGGAGCTGAAGACGTGGCTGCTGTGCGCGGACAACCAAGAGGTGCTCGCCTCGTGCGAGACGTACCGCACCGACAGCTTCCTGCGCGCCGCCGACGGCTCGCTGGAGGCCGGGGACAGCTACGCCATCGCCAGCGTCTTCACCGAGGAGCGGCTGCGTGGGAAGGGCCATGCCACCCGGCTGATGGACCTCCTGGCCTCGGAGCTCGAGCGTGCCTCGCCCCGCGTCCACAGCGCACTGCTCCTCTCGGATGTGGGCGCCCCGCTCTACCGCCGCTCTGGCTACCGGGAGACGCCGGCGTGGGACTGGCGCTTCGAGCCGGAGCCCGGCGAGCCCTCCGAGGGGGTGGACCGGCTGTTGCCGGAGACGGAGATGGGCTCCGCGCTCGCGCGCATGCGAAGGCCCGAGGTGCCCTTCTTCTACTGGCCCACCCCCGCGCAGCTCGACTGGCACCTGGAGCGGGAGCGCATCTACTCGGAGCTGCTGCCGCGCCCTCGCCCCGAGGCCAACGGCGCCACGGCGGGTGAGTCCACCGCGCTCTGGTACATGGTGGGCAAGAGCAGCACCCTGATGGTCTTGATGTTCGACGCGCGCACGCCGGAGGCGGCGGCCGCGCTGCTGCGGTCCGCCCGGCGCGTGGCCCACCGCGCGGGCCTGTCGCGCGTGGTGCTGTGGGAGGAGCCCGCGGCGGCGCCACTGCTGGCCGGTGTTCCAGGCGCGGTGCGCGAGGCACGGGAAGGCTCGCTGCCCATGTTGCGCTCCCTGCGGCCGGGCCTGGCGCTGGCGGAGGCTACGCCTATCCCCCGGGCCCTCTGGGTCTAGGGCCGGCTGCGGTTAGGATGGGGGCATGGCCAAGCGCATCCGGATCATCGAGGGCACGTGGAACTGCACCTCGTGTGACACGAAGGGCATCCTCGCCCGGCACAAGAAGTGCCCCACCTGCAACAACCCGCGCGAGCTGACGGGCAAGGAGTCCGAGTTCGACTTCGGGGGCACGGATGCGGCCACGGGCAAGTCCCTGCGCGAGGGCGTCAACGATGAGAAGGCCCTGGAGATGGCCAACGCCGGGGCGGACTGGTTCTGCGCTTATTGCGGCGCCTCCAACCGGGGCGACCAGACGGCCTGCAAGCACTGCAGCGCCGAGCGCACGGGGGACGCCAAGGCCCTGAAGGAGGAGGCCGATCCCGGCATGCCTCCGCCCCAGCCCCCGCGCCAGCAGCCTCCGCCGCCCGCGAAGCCTCCGAAGAAGGGGCTGGGCAAGGTCGGCATGGTGCTCATCGGCATCCCGGTCTTCTGCTGCTTCACCACGCTGGTGTTCGGCTGGTGGGGCTCCCAGACACACGACTACACAGGCCAGGTCACGAACACCGAGTGGCGGCGCACCGTGTTCCAGGAGCGCTTCACGGCGGTGACGAAGCAGGGCTGGCAGGATGAGCTGAAGAACCAGGCGCCGCGCATGCCCGTCAACGGCGCGGGCGAGGTGGCGGGCGTGGAGAACGTTCGCGGCTGTGTCTCGCGCCAGCGCGGCACCCGGAAGGTGGCGGACGGCACCGAGCGCGTGTGCCGGACGAAGTCACGCAAGGTGGCCTGCGGCACCGAGGAGAAGTGCCGCACGCGCGACAAGGGCAACGGCTTCAAGGAGGAAGTCTGCGAGGACGTGACGAAGTACTGCAGCGAGTCCTACGAGGACTGCGACAACGAGACGCGCTACCGCAACGAGCCGGTCTACGCCCAGCAGTGCAGCTATGACACGTACGAGTGGAAGGAGCTGGGGCGCAAGGACGCCGCGGGCGGGGACGGAGAGCCTCCGCGCTGGCCGGAGCTGTCGGTGAGCGCGGCCGACCGCCTGCGCCGCGAGGAGAAGTACACCGTCCACGTCGAGTACGAGGACGACGGCAAGAAGCAGAACACCTATGAGCCCAAGACCGAGCAGGAGTACCTCGGTTGGAAGAAGGGCCAGCAGGTGTCCGTCAAGGTGGACAACTTCGGAGAAGTGAAGCAGGTGCTTCCGCGTTGAGCGGTGTGACGCCTCCTGGCGTCACCTGGAGCCGAGCCCATGGAATGCACCCGCTGTGGCGCCTGCTGCGTGGCGCCGGACATCGCCGCGCTGGACAAGCCGCTGGGGATGCGCTGCCCGCACCTCAGCGCCGACAACCTGTGCTCCGTCTACGAGCGCAGGCCCCAGGTCTGTCGGGACTATGGAGCCGACGAGGTGTGCCGCTTGATTGAAGCGCCCACGCTGGAGGAGC
This window harbors:
- a CDS encoding GNAT family N-acetyltransferase, encoding MRLVLATDAQRYERDLVNYPAWGPPLTVEGYVTREYRLRSHPWAQAELKTWLLCADNQEVLASCETYRTDSFLRAADGSLEAGDSYAIASVFTEERLRGKGHATRLMDLLASELERASPRVHSALLLSDVGAPLYRRSGYRETPAWDWRFEPEPGEPSEGVDRLLPETEMGSALARMRRPEVPFFYWPTPAQLDWHLERERIYSELLPRPRPEANGATAGESTALWYMVGKSSTLMVLMFDARTPEAAAALLRSARRVAHRAGLSRVVLWEEPAAAPLLAGVPGAVREAREGSLPMLRSLRPGLALAEATPIPRALWV
- a CDS encoding YkgJ family cysteine cluster protein → MECTRCGACCVAPDIAALDKPLGMRCPHLSADNLCSVYERRPQVCRDYGADEVCRLIEAPTLEERVHKYLALFGLTAEAEATREKGCTSMRRARGGA